One Salmo trutta chromosome 12, fSalTru1.1, whole genome shotgun sequence genomic region harbors:
- the LOC115204588 gene encoding telomerase-binding protein EST1A produces the protein MEKLSVTVSSGREEEEEEERGGVGGEKGDGQEVDRTKKASVEGRRSRGVEGGRANEGDEKTEEKKRERGNRRNRGGGGETGGNQDSRRRGSGEGGGGKGERVMKERNKRESEGDKEREANRPADTQPTKGREKQRDRETEREKQRDRETERERQRDRETEREEPRDRETEREKPRDRGTERDKQRGNNRPRDREMERNRERPAEGNERSRANTSPNNHHPSSSSKRYSKSDIRRPRNRTYSTSSASSGTSLDGPGLGQGGGLGEDRARRDRLGRRERERGEGGGGGQLQNRRRSARDSSTDSMEESKVGDWMDERRRRRRRRDGGEEDWSPERRKKGEESRGTGGRHRGGRGRGGLLRISHSDRQSGSSQATSGPGEDPQGRRRQGTGPCGRGRGILILPAHTNLSNSPAEPGPRLLFGGIRGGREVGLGRGGGRGGGTRRLWDPNNPDQKPALGLSQHASLQQQQQPMYLQTGVGYGALHFLDTDDEAAGSPPVRQAEHFHLQQQAAAMAQAFYKYQNSDNPYPYNANPNPNTRYPYPYHTMPAGSYQIPPSNDMYHPGQFYGGYRGQGYPDGPEAAAGGGSGAGLTPEEAGQHARGELGRLLRAADSQELQLTNLLSRDRLSADGLDRMAQLRAELLTLYERVILTDIEFSDSQNMDQALWKNVFYQVIERFRQLLKDPSGDSAPRITAMLLTLLDEGAVFFDALLQKLQMVFQFKLEDYMDGMAIRPRPLRKTVRYALISAQRCLICQGDIARYREQASDSANYGKARSWYLKAQQIAPKNGRPYNQLALLAVYTKRKLDAVYYYMRSLAASNPILTAKESLMSLFEETKRKADQMGRRQESEGGSRGPGVRGGGRGRGEQGARVEIWLRPVVQAGALSSHRGGSESSRDSEQDGELGNLSASDLNKRFILSFLHAHGKLFTKVGMESFPEVISRVLQEFRALLQHSPSPLGSTRMLQIITINMFTIHNAQSRGGDGEVRSVLQEQTTSLGLAMFSLLVQRCTELLRDTPAEPIPEEEREEWEEGMVKVSAFPLDLRELLPSVKVWSDWMLGHPDQWNPPPCSIDGCSSGVWRSLADLCNALARVDHGEAPLYKADGDGDEGDEELRLLLLEEDRLLAGFVPLLAAPQEPCYIDLTRDTVIAADCKRVTVLKYFLEALCGQEQPLLAFKGGKYVSMASSPQPSSPGDAHSRHDSLTERESDDVIVEAESSVSEGDEGGGSEDDIRELRARHSALTNRLAQQQRRRDKIQAVLQTCGQLELEVRPLFLVPDTNAFIDHLTSLKTLLQSGTYILVVPLIVITELDGLAKGQESCGGSGGGRGGGGSRGNPGATHARAVQEKAKVAVAFLERGFEAREPCLRALTSRGSQLESIAFRSEDTSGQQGNNDDVILSCCLHYCKDKAKDFMPAQRDGPVRLRREVVLLTDDRNLRVKALTRNVPVRDIPAFLTWAKVG, from the exons ATGGAGAAACTCAGTGTGACTGTCTCAtccgggagagaggaggaggaggaggaggagagaggaggagtaggaggagagaaaggagacgGTCAGGAAGTAGACAGGACGAAGAAGGCTAGCGTTGAGggcaggaggagcagaggagttgAGGGAGGAAGAGCAAATGAAGGAGATGAGAagacagaggagaagaagagagagaggggaaaccgcaggaacagaggaggaggaggggagacggGTGGCAATCAGGACTCCAGGAGAAGAGGAagtggggaaggaggaggggggaagggtGAGCGAGTGATGAAAGAGAGAAATAAGAGAGAGTCGGAGGGGGACAAAGAGAGGGAAGCAAACCGTCCTGCAGATACACAGCCAAcaaaaggaagagaaaaacagagggatagagagacggaaagagaaaaacagagggatagagagacggaaagagaaagacagagggatagagagacagaaagagaggaaccgagggatagagagacagaaagagagaaaccgAGGGatagggggacagagagggacaagcAGAGAGGGAACAACAGACCccgagacagagagatggagagaaacagagagaggccAGCGGAGGGGAACGAGAGGAGCAGAGCCAACACTAGTCCTAACAACCACCACCCATCATCGTCCTCTAAGCGTTACTCCAAGTCAGACATCAGAAGACCCAGGAACCGCACCTACAGCACCAGCTCTGCCAGCAGTGGCACCAGTCTGGACGGACCTGGACTGGGACAGGGAGGGGGGTTGGGGGAGGACAGGGCCCGACGAGACCGGCTGGGGcgcagggagcgagagagaggggagggaggaggaggtggtcagCTCCAGAACAGGAGGAGAAGCGCTAGAGACTCCTCTACTGACTCAATGGAAGAGAGCAAGGTGGGAGACTGgatggatgagaggaggaggaggaggaggaggagagacggaggagaggaggactggagcccggagaggaggaagaagggggaggagagcagagggacaggagggaggcacagaggaggaagagggagaggaggtctcCTGAGAATATCTCACAGTGACAGACAGTCAGGCTCCTCCCAGGCTACCTCAGGCCCCGGCGAGGACCCCCAGGGGCGACGCAGACAGGGCACTGGGCCTTGCGGCAGGGGGAGGGGAATCCTCATCCTCCCTGCCCACACCAACCTCTCGAATTCGCCGGCGGAGCCCGGGCCGAGGCTACTGTTTGGTGGGATCCGTGGAGGAAGAGAAGTGGGactagggagaggaggaggaaggggcggAGGAACAAGGCGTCTCTGGGACCCGAACAACCCCGACCAGAAACCCGCCCTCGGGCTCTCCCAGCATGCATcgctccagcagcagcagcagcccatGTACCTGCAGACAGGCGTTGGTTACGGAGCACTGCACTTCCTCGATACAGATGACGAGGCTGCAGGGAGTCCCCCGGTCCGCCAGGCGGAGCACTTCCACCTGCAGCAGCAGGCTGCAGCTATGGCCCAGGCCTTCTACAAGTACCAGAACTCTGACAACCCTTACCCTTACAAcgccaaccctaaccccaacacacGCTACCCCTACCCTTACCACACTATGCCCGCCGGCTCTTACCAGATCCCCCCCTCTAACGACATGTACCACCCGGGTCAGTTCTACGGGGGGTACAGGGGCCAGGGGTACCCGGATGGACCCGAGGCTGCAGCAGGGGGTGGATCCGGAGCAGGTCTAACCCCTGAGGAGGCTGGGCAACATGCCAGAGGAGAGCTGGGGAGACTGCTGAGAGCTGCAGACAGTCAGGAGTTACAGCTCACTAACCTGTTGTCTCGAGACAGACTCAGTGCTGATGGACTGGACCGCATGGCTCAGCTCAG AGCTGAGCTGTTGACCCTGTACGAGCGTGTGATCCTAACAGACATAGAGTTCAGTGACAGCCAGAACATGGACCAGGCTCTATGGAAGAACGTGTTCTACCAGGTTATAGAGCGCTTCAGACAGCTCCTCAAAGATCCCAGTGGAGACTCAGCTCCGCGCATCACCGCCATGCTGCTGACACTGCTGGACGAg GGGGCAGTATTCTTTGATGCGCTGCTGCAGAAGCTTCAGATGGTGTTTCAGTTTAAACTGGAGGATTACATGGACGGCATGGCCATCAGACCACGACCACTACGCAAAACg GTGAGGTATGCTCTGATCAGTGCCCAGCGGTGTTTGATCTGTCAGGGGGACATCGCCCGTTACCGGGAGCAGGCCAGCGACTCGGCTAACTACGGCAAGGCCCGCAG TTGGTACCTGAAGGCCCAGCAGATTGCTCCTAAGAACGGACGACCCTACAACCAGCTGGCCCTGCTGGCTGTTTACACG aagaGGAAGTTGGATGCGGTGTATTATTACATGCGTAGCCTGGCGGCCTCCAATCCCATCCTCACTGCCAAGGAGAGCCTCATGAGTCTGTTTGAAGAGACCAAACGCAag gcGGACCAGATGGGGCGGAGGCAGGAGTCAGAAGGGGGTTCCAGGGGCCCGGGGGTCCGGGGTGGAGGAAGAGGACGGGGGGAGCAGGGGGCCAGAGTAGAGATCTGGCTTCGCCCTGTCGTCCAGGCAGGGGCTCTCTCATCGCACCGCGGGGGCAGCGAGTCCAGCAGAGACTCTGAACAGGACGGAGAGCTCGGCAACCTCAGCGCTAGTGAC ctcAATAAGAGGTTCATACTCAGCTTCCTCCACGCTCATGGAAAACTCTTCACTAAAGTGGG CATGGAGTCGTTCCCGGAGGTGATCAGTCGTGTTCTCCAGGAGTTCAGAGCACTGCTCCAACACAGCCCCTCCCCCCTGGGCAGCACACGCATGTTACAGATCATCACCATCAACATGTTCACGATACACAACGCTCAGAgcagag GAGGAGATGGTGAGGTGAGGTCTGTTTTACAGGAGCAGACTACATCTCTGGGTCTGGCCATGTTCTCTCTGCTGGTCCAGCGCTGCACAGAACTACTGAGAGACACACCTGCAG agCCCatccctgaggaggagagagaagagtgggAGGAGGGGATGGTGAAAGTTTCTGCCTTCCCATTGGACCTGAGGGAGCTGCTGCCCAGCGTTAAAGTCTGGTCTGATTGGATGCTTGGACACCCCGACCAATGGAATCCTCCGCCTTGTAGTATAGA TGGTTGTAGCTCTGGTGTGTGGCGTAGCTTGGCCGACCTGTGTAATGCGTTGGCTCGTGTGGACCACGGCGAAGCGCCGCTGTACAAGGCAGACGGGGACGGAGACGAGGGGGATGAGGAGCTCCGCCTGTTGCTATTGGAGGAGGACAGGCTGCTGGCCGGCTTCGTCCCGCTGCTCGCCGCCCCACAGGAACCCTGCTACATAGACCTCACCAGGGATACC gtaatAGCAGCAGACTGTAAAAGGGTAACAGTGTTGAAGTATTTCCTGGAGGCTCTGTGTGGACAGGAACAACCTCTCCTGGCCTTCAAGGGAGGGAAGTATGTCTCCATGGCATCCTCTCCCCAACCCAGCAGCCCCGGCGACGCCCACAGTCGACACGACTCACTGACCGAGAGAGAg AGCGATGACGTCATCGTGGAGGCGGAGTCGTCTGTTTCTGAGGGGGATGAGGGCGGGGGCAGTGAAGATGACATAAGAGAGCTTCGGGCCAGACACAGCGCCCTCACTAACAGACTGGCTCAGCAACAACGACGCAGGGACAAGatacag GCTGTGTTACAGACATGTGGTCAGCTGGAGTTAGAGGTACGTCCTCTCTTCCTGGTTCCAGACACCAACGCTTTCATCGACCACCTGACCAGCCTCAAGACACTACTGCAGTCTGGGACTTACATACTGGTGGTGCCCCTCATag tGATAACAGAGTTGGATGGTCTGGCAAAGGGTCAGGAGAGCTGCGGAGGCTCCGGCGGTGGTCGTGGCGGTGGTGGTTCCCGTGGAAACCCTGGCGCGACTCATGCACGGGCGGTCCAGGAGAAGGCCAAGGTTGCCGTGGCGTTTCTGGAGCGAGGGTTCGAGGCCAGAGAGCCCTGTCTCAGAGCGCTGACCAGCAGAGGAAGTCAACTGGAGTCTATCGCCTTCCGCAGTGAGGACACCTCCGGACAACAG gggaaCAATGATGATGTCATCTTGTCCTGCTGTCTCCACTACTGCAAAGACAAGGCTAAGGACTTCATGCCTGCACAGAGAG acgGTCCGGTGCGGTTGCGTCGGGAGGTGGTTCTTCTGACAGATGACCGTAACCTGCGGGTCAAAGCCCTGACCAGGAATGTGCCGGTCAGAGACATCCCCGCCTTCCTCACCTGGGCCAAAGTGGGCTGA